The genome window CAAAATTAACTTTAAAATCTGTAATTTTTCCATCTCTATTCTCATCTTTTGATAATCTTGTCATAACTCCAGGTCTAACTGTTGACATTTGAGGTCTATGATCAGGACAGATGATAGTGGCCATTAAGTTTCCACCAAAAGCTGGTCTTGTCATTAAAAACTCTCTATTTTCTCCAATCTCTAACATTGTACAATCAGCTGTAAGTCCTGTTTCAATTCTAGATGAGATTCTAGGTCCTAAGTCTCTTCCAAGTGTAGTCGCTCCAATTAATACAATCTCAGGTTTTCTTTCGTTAATAACTGCTGAAAATGCTTGTGTATAAGCTTCAGTATCATAGATTGCTAACTCTTTTGAATCTACTACTACAACTTCATCAGCACCATAAGCAACTAACTCTTTAGCTAAATTTTGGATGTTATATCCTAAAAGTACAGCTGTAACTTTCTCATCAAGAGATTTAGCTAACTCTTTTCCTTTACCGATTAACTCTAATCCAACATTTTGTAGTACTCCCTCTCTTTGCTCAGCAAAAACAAGGATCCCTCTATATTCATTTAAATTCATGACATTCTCCTTCTTTAAAATTTTAGATTATAAATTTTTCCTTTAATTTTTCAACAATAATTTTCGCTGCTTCTTGAGGGTCAACTTCATAAAGCTGTCCAACTGCTTTAACACCTTTAGTAAATGATTTTTTAACTTTTGTTGGAGAACCTTTAAGTCCTAATTTTTCTTCATCTATATCAGATAATCTATCTACTCCCCAAACCTCAACCTCTTTATTGAAAGCTTCTACAATGTTTTTAACGTTCATATATCTTGGTTTATTTGCTTCAGCTAAGATTGTCATTAAACAAGGTTTTTGAACTTGAAGTAACATGTATCCCTCTTCAGTAGCTCTTTTTACTTCAAATGTATCTTTTCCATCAAACTTAATATCATTTACATATGTAATTTGTGGAAGATTTAAAAATTCAGCAATTTGTGGCCCAACTTGTGCAGTATCTCCATCAATAGCTTGTCTTCCTGCGATAATAAGGTCATAATCTAACTCTTTTAAAGCTGCTGATATCGCATGAGATGTAGCTAGTGTATCTGCTCCTGCAAATTTTCTATCAGTTAAAAGTATTGCTCTATCTACTCCCATAGCAATAGCTTCTCTTAAAGCTGAATCAGCTTGAGGAGGTCCCATTGTTATAGCAGTAACGTGAGCTCCAAATTTATCTTTTAATCTTAATGCTTCTTCTAATCCACCTTTATCATCTGGATTTATGATACTAGGTACTCCATCTCTAATAAGAGTTCCTTTAACAGGATCTAATCTAATCTCTGTAGTATCAGGTACTTGTTTTATACATACAACTATTTTCATTCTGTTTAATCCTCCTAATTTACTTTAGTAATGATCCTGCGATAACCATTCTTTGAACTTCTGAAGTTCCCTCATAAATCTCAGTAATTTTAGCATCTCTCATCATTCTCTCAACAGGATACTCTCTTGTATATCCATATCCTCCATGAAGTTGAACAGCTTTTGTTGTTACATCCATAGCTGTTTCAGCAGCAAATAGTTTTGCTGTAGCAGCATCAACTGAGTAGTTTTCTTTTCTAGATTTTTTCCAAGCAGCTTTGTAAACTAGGTGTTTCGAAGCTTCTACTTTTGCATACATATCAGCAATTTGGAACTGTGTATTTTGGAATTGAGAAAGAGCTCTTCCAAATTGTTTTCTCTCTTTTACATATTTAATAGTTTCATCTAAAGCTCCACCAGCAATTCCAAGAGCTTGAGCAGCAATTCCAATTCTTCCTCCATCAAGAGTCATCATTGCAATTTTAAATCCTTTTCCAATAGCTCCAACTAAGTTTTCCTTTGGAATTCTACAATCTTCAAAGATTAACTCACAAGTAGCAGAACCTTTAATTCCAAGCTTTTTCTCTTTTTTACCTACAGAGAATCCAGGAGTATCAGCTTCAACTATAAAAGTAGAGATACCTTTTAAACCAGCTGATTTATCAGTCATGGCAAATATAATATAAACGTGAGCATATCCAGCATTTGTTATAAATATTTTAGAACCGTTTAATACCCACTCATTAGTTTTTTCATCAAACCAAGCAGTAGTTTGTTGTCCAGCAGCGTCAGTACCAGCGTTTGGTTCAGTTAAACCAAAAGCACCAATCCATTCACCAGAAGCCATTTTAGGAAGATACTTTTGTTTTTGCTCCTCAGTTCCAAACTCTAAAATAGGAGCAACTCCTAAAGATGTATGAGCAGAAAGGATAACTCCAGTAGTACC of Cetobacterium somerae ATCC BAA-474 contains these proteins:
- a CDS encoding electron transfer flavoprotein subunit alpha/FixB family protein, with product MNLNEYRGILVFAEQREGVLQNVGLELIGKGKELAKSLDEKVTAVLLGYNIQNLAKELVAYGADEVVVVDSKELAIYDTEAYTQAFSAVINERKPEIVLIGATTLGRDLGPRISSRIETGLTADCTMLEIGENREFLMTRPAFGGNLMATIICPDHRPQMSTVRPGVMTRLSKDENRDGKITDFKVNFDHSKMKVKVLNIIKEAKAKVDITEAKILVSGGRGVGAQGGFDNLELLANELGGVAAASRALVDAGIVSHDRQVGQTGKTVRPDVYFAFGISGAIQHLAGMEESEYIIAINKDKAAPIFGVADLGLVTDLGKTATYL
- a CDS encoding electron transfer flavoprotein subunit beta/FixA family protein, which gives rise to MKIVVCIKQVPDTTEIRLDPVKGTLIRDGVPSIINPDDKGGLEEALRLKDKFGAHVTAITMGPPQADSALREAIAMGVDRAILLTDRKFAGADTLATSHAISAALKELDYDLIIAGRQAIDGDTAQVGPQIAEFLNLPQITYVNDIKFDGKDTFEVKRATEEGYMLLQVQKPCLMTILAEANKPRYMNVKNIVEAFNKEVEVWGVDRLSDIDEEKLGLKGSPTKVKKSFTKGVKAVGQLYEVDPQEAAKIIVEKLKEKFII
- a CDS encoding acyl-CoA dehydrogenase is translated as MDFTLTKSQELFKQMITAFAENEVKPLAAEIDEEERFPVETVEKMSKTGLMGIVIPTQYGGAGGDQIMYTMAVEELSKVCGTTGVILSAHTSLGVAPILEFGTEEQKQKYLPKMASGEWIGAFGLTEPNAGTDAAGQQTTAWFDEKTNEWVLNGSKIFITNAGYAHVYIIFAMTDKSAGLKGISTFIVEADTPGFSVGKKEKKLGIKGSATCELIFEDCRIPKENLVGAIGKGFKIAMMTLDGGRIGIAAQALGIAGGALDETIKYVKERKQFGRALSQFQNTQFQIADMYAKVEASKHLVYKAAWKKSRKENYSVDAATAKLFAAETAMDVTTKAVQLHGGYGYTREYPVERMMRDAKITEIYEGTSEVQRMVIAGSLLK